In Fusarium oxysporum f. sp. lycopersici 4287 chromosome 4, whole genome shotgun sequence, a genomic segment contains:
- a CDS encoding sterol O-acyltransferase translates to MSSSIDPLPNGNGHAGDHDHVIRPRPRKPKHSQVSEVLRMSTAEDSEGHLMPDNMSTGTASGLTSGRSTPVPENAPPSVRVLSTVRKQTRAEQRRRIFPTIEFASRVSHFDPESDYRDFHGFFNLFWIGLAIMGITSMLRNLKDTGFPLRVQIWGLFTVKLWHLAIADFLMVATTAVSLPLNRAARSAKPGSFLSWDKGGIAIQSVYQVAWLSLWIVVPFHFEWTWTSQVFFLLHTMVLLMKMHSYAFYNGHLSQTEKRLHALDNPFSPHDRRPAYQYPSTDSLANGEATSSGSKKRRRNRSKKRQQAKRSNSDGNKSNEEVDAVNNNLLVPSPVASGNNSADEVDELREDLARELTSPIGNVTYPNNLTWSNYMDYLLCPTLCYEIEYPRTSRINWISLISKIIATFGCIFLLTIISEDFILPVLIDASERLDAVPAVSSLSEKSLILAETISWLLFPFMLTFLLVFLVIFEYVLGAFAEITCFADRHFYSDWWNSTDWMEFSREWNIPVYSFLRRHVYSASRPRIGRGAATALTFLISAIGHEIVMACITKKLRGYGFVCQMLQLPIVMLQRTRWVRGKKTLNNVCFWASMVLGLSMICALYVLV, encoded by the exons ATGAGCTCTTCAATAGATCCTCTTCCCAATGGGAATGGTCACGCAGGTGATCATGACCACGTTATACGCCCTCGACCGCGCAAACCCAAACATTCACAAGTCTCGGAGGTTCTTCGCATGTCAACAGCAGAAGATAGCGAGGGACATCTCATGCCTGATAACATGAGCACAGGAACTGCCAGTGGATTGACTAG TGGTCGCTCCACGCCCGTCCCAGAGAATGCGCCTCCATCCGTTAGAGTCCTCTCGACAGTTCGAAAGCAAACCCGCGCAGAGCAACGCCGCCGTATATTTCCCACGATCGAGTTCGCATCGCGTGTTAGTCATTTCGACCCCGAAAGCGACTACCGAGACTTccatggcttcttcaacctcttctgGATTGGCCTTGCCATTATGGGTATCACCTCAATGCTACGCAACCTCAAAGATACCGGGTTTCCTCTAAGAGTACAAATATGGGGTCTCTTCACAGTCAAGCTCTGGCATCTTGCCATTGCCGATTTCCTTATGGTCGCAACGACCGCTGTTAGTCTGCCATTGAACCGTGCAGCTCGAAGTGCAAAGCCCGGTAGCTTTCTGTCCTGGGACAAGGGTGGAATAGCTATTCAGAGCGTCTACCAGGTCGCTTGGCTTTCTCTTTGGATTGTTGTGCCCTTTCACTTTGAATGGACCTGGACGTCGCAGGTATTCTTTCTCTTGCACACCATGGTACTACTGATGAAGATGCACTCATACGCTTTCTACAACGGACATTTGTCGCAGACGGAGAAGCGACTGCACGCTCTTGACAACCCCTTCTCGCCCCACGATCGACGACCAGCCTACCAATATCCATCCACCGACAGTCTCGCTAACGGCGAGGCTACTAGTTCTGGTAGCAAGAAGCGCCGTCGAAACCGTAGCAAGAAGCGACAACAAGCCAAGCGAAGCAACAGTGACGGCAACAAGAGCAACGAGGAGGTGGATGCTGTTAACAACAACCTTTTGGTACCCAGTCCTGTCGCGAGCGGTAACAACAGTGCCGACGAAGTCGATGAGTTACGAGAGGACCTTGCCCGTGAGCTTACGAGTCCCATTGGCAACGTTACGTACCCGAACAACCTCACCTGGTCCAACTACATGGACTATCTCCTCTGTCCAACACTCTGCTACGAGATCGAATATCCTCGAACATCCCGCATCAACTGGATTTCTCTTATTTCCAAGATCATCGCCACTTTTGGCTGCATTTTTCTCTTAACCATCATCTCAGAAGATTTCATTCTTCCCGTTCTTATCGATGCCTCAGAGCGCCTCGATGCGGTTCCCGCCGTTTCATCCCTTTCGGAGAAGTCGCTCATCCTAGCGGAGACCATCTCATGGCTTCTCTTCCCCTTTATGCTCACATTCCTCCTCGttttcctcgtcatctttgAATACGTCCTCGGTGCGTTCGCTGAAATCACCTGCTTCGCCGATAGACATTTCTACTCTGACTGGTGGAACTCAACCGACTGGATGGAGTTCTCGCGCGAGTGGAACATCCCCGTGTATAGCTTCCTTCGACGCCACGTCTACAGTGCCTCTCGACCGCGCATCGGTAGAGGAGCTGCCACGGCCTTGACATTCCTCATCTCTGCTATTGGCCATGAGATCGTTATGGCATGTatcaccaagaagctccGTGGTTACGGCTTCGTGTGTCAGATGCTTCAACTACCCATCGTAATGCTCCAGCGTACGAGATGGGTCCGTGGTAAGAAGACCTTGAACAATGTCTGTTTCTGGGCATCAATGGTTCTCGGCCTCAGCATG ATCTGTGCTCTCTACGTTCTCGTATAG